Proteins from one Mercurialis annua linkage group LG7, ddMerAnnu1.2, whole genome shotgun sequence genomic window:
- the LOC126656723 gene encoding protein FAR1-RELATED SEQUENCE 5-like, whose amino-acid sequence MKHMLRLQRQITSAHKVIADDAAKAGLSVRSTINLLTSQSGDREFNGFLDNDFRNYISAKRRTEMIRGDGHAIMEYFHKMQLQDPSCFYLVRFDDADNFILNVFWADGRSIIDYQHFGDVICFDTTYRTNEYARPAMSGKQPRTILTDQCPAMAKAIEEVFSETHHRLCVWHIYQNAAKNLSHVFHSSKQFAYDFSSRVYGYEEEDKWLQAWDDMLNKYMLTDNTWCNGIFEVRRKWAMVCGRHMFTADMMSTQRSESMNNVLKKYLDAKNNFTHFFDNYNRLLSDKRYKVQCGRKDQEHLVTLDALTPSVKCNCMKFTFVGILCAHTLKTLDKKNIKQISPQYILKRWTRDAKIGMIEDNYIIAVGSSPQ is encoded by the exons ATGAAACACATGTTAAGATTACAAAGACAAATTACATCAGCCCATAAAGTTATTGCTGATGATGCTGCAAAGGCTGGATTATCTGTCAGGTCCACTATTAATTTACTAACTTCACAAAGTGGAGACCGTGAATTTAATGGATTTTTAGATAATGATTTTAGAAATTATATATCTGCCAAGCGTAGAACAGAGATGATTAGAGGAGATGGTCATGCTATTATGGAGTATTTTCATAAAATGCAATTACAAGATCCTTCTTGTTTTTATTTAGTGCGATTTGATGATGCTGATAATTTCATATTAAATGTGTTCTGGGCAGATGGGAGATCAATTATCGACTATCAACATTTTGGAGATGTCATATGTTTTGATACAACTTATAGAACAAATGAGTATGCTAGGCC TGCAATGTCTGGTAAGCAGCCTAGAACGATATTGACAGATCAGTGCCCCGCTATGGCCAAAGCAATTGAAGAAGTATTTTCTGAAACTCATCATCGATTATGTGTGTGGCATATTTATCAGAACGCTGCTAAAAATTTAAGTCATGTTTTTCATTCATCAAAACAATTTGCATATGATTTTAGCTCTCGTGTATATGGTTATGAAGAGGAAGATAAATGGCTTCAAGCTTGGGATGATATGCTTAATAAGTATATGCTTACTGATAATACATGGTGCAATGGAATTTTTGAAGTAAGGAGAAAATGGGCTATGGTTTGTGGGCGGCATATGTTTACAGCTGATATGATGAGCACCCAGCGAAGTGAGTCAATGAATAACGtcctaaaaaaatatttggatGCAAAGAATAACTTTACTCATTTCTTTGACAATTATAACAGGTTGTTGTCAGATAAGCG TTATAAAGTCCAGTGTGGTAGAAAAGATCAAGAACATTTGGTCACATTAGACGCATTAACACCATCAGTTAAGTGTAATTGCATGAAATTTACGTTTGTGGGAATCTTATGCGCACATACTTTGAAAACTCTTGATAAGAAGAATATCAAACAGATTTCGCCACAATACATCTTAAAGAGATGGACAAGAGATGCAAAAATTGGAATGATTGAGGACAATTATATCATTGCGGTTGGAAGTAGTCCGCAATAG